Proteins found in one Cheilinus undulatus linkage group 9, ASM1832078v1, whole genome shotgun sequence genomic segment:
- the LOC121515631 gene encoding E3 ubiquitin-protein ligase TRIM39-like: protein MSAASCLLTEDQFLCSICLDVFTDPVTLSCGHNFCQNCITEHWDSNVSCQCPNCKERFSSRPQLKINTFIKEMSAQFRQSAQQKSSSSSSERQVSKPGEVPCDVCTGTKVKALKSCLVCLASYCETHLEPHLTKSGLKRHQLMDPVENLEDRMCEKHDKLLELFCKNDQRCVCVLCSVTDHKTHDVVPLREEYEGKKAELGKTEAEIQQMIQKRRVKIEELKHSVELSDENADREIAEGVGVFSALKESVERRQAELINSIKEKQRETEKQAEGFIRELEQEISELEKRRAEVEQLSRCEDHLQLLQNFTSLNAAPPTKDWTEVRVHPPSYEGTVVRAVKQLEETISEQMKKLFETELKRVQQYEVDVTLDPDVVYPRSPDRPQDNSCRCVLSKHGFTSGRFYFEAKVKKWPSWTVGVVRKMANMEKTTLSPTNGHWTICLDRRGNYFAAAGPSVCLSLQSGPEKVGVFVDYEEGLVSFYCVDAAALIYSFTGCSFTEKIYPYFSPCRNDGATIHKGFSPLTLFFLKH from the coding sequence ATGTCTGCTGCCAGCTGTCTGCTGACTGAAGATCAGTTCCTGTGCTCCATCTGTCTGGATGTCTTCACTGATCCTGTCACCTTATCATGTGGACACAACTTCTGTCAAAACTGCATCACTGAACACTGGGATAGTAATGTCTCCTGTCAGTGTCCCAACTGTAAAGAGAGGTTCTCCAGCAGACCACAGCTGAAGATCAACACCTTCATCAAGGAGATGTCTGCTCAGTTCAGACAGTCAGCTCAGCAGaaatccagcagcagcagctcagagagACAAGTTTCCAAACCAGGAGAAGTTCCCTGTGACGTCTGCACTGGAACCAAAGTGAAGGCCCTGAAGTCCTGCCTGGTGTGTCTGGCTTCTTACTGTGAGACTCACCTGGAGCCTCATCTGACCAAGTCAGGTCTGAAGAGACATCAGCTGATGGACCCTGTGGAGAACCTGGAAGACAGGATGTGTGAGAAGCACGACAAACTGCTGGAGCTGTTCTGTAAGAACGACCAGAGGTGTGTCTGCGTGCTGTGCTCAGTTACAGACCACAAGACTCATGATGTTGTTCCTCTGAGAGAAGAATATGAAGGAAAGAAGGCCGAGCTGGGGAAGACAGAGGCTGAAATTCAGCAGATGATCCAGAAGAGACGAGTGAAGATTGAAGAGCTCAAACACTCAgtggagctcagtgatgagaacGCAGACAGAGAGATAGCAGAAGGTGTTGGAGTCTTCAGCGCTCTGAAAGAATCTGTAGAGAGACGCCAGGCTGAGCTCATCAACAGCAtcaaagagaagcagagagagacggagaaacAGGCTGAAGGCTTCATCAGAGAGCTGGAACAGGAAATCTCTGAGCTGGAGAAGAGACGTGCTGAGGTGGAGCAGCTCTCACGCTGTGAAGACCACCTCCAACTCCTCCAGAACTTCACGTCTCTGAACGCTGCTCCACCCaccaaggactggactgaagtCAGAGTCCATCCACCTTCATATGAGGGGACTGTGGTGAGAGCTGtgaagcagctggaggagacCATCAGTGAACAGATGAAGAAGCTGTTTGAGACTGAGCTGAAGAGAGTCCAGCAGTATGAGGTGGATGTGACTCTAGATCCTGATGTAGTTTATCCCAGATCTCCCGACAGACCCCAGGATAATAGCTGTAGATGTGTCTTATCAAAGCATGGTTTCACTTCAGGCAGATTTTACTTTGAAGccaaggttaaaaagtggccatcATGGACTGTAGGAGTGGTCAGAAAGATGGCCAACATGGAGAAAACCACACTGAGCCCCACAAACGGTCACTGGACTATATGTCTGGATCGTCGAGGCAACtacttcgctgctgctggtccatcagtctgccTCTCTCTTCAGTCTGGTCCTGAGAAGGTGGGGGTGTTTGTGGATTATGAGGAGGGTCTGGTCTCCTTTTATTGTGTtgatgctgcagctctgatctaCTCCTTTACTGGCTGCTCCTTCACTGAGAAAATCTACCCGTACTTCAGTCCCTGCAGGAATGATGGTGCCACAATCCACAAGGGTTTTTCTCCACTGacgttattttttttaaaacattaa
- the LOC121515480 gene encoding zinc finger protein RFP-like, whose product MSAASCLLTEDQFLCSICLDVFTDPVTIPCGHNFCQNCITEHWDSNVSCQCPNCKETFRRRPKLRINTFIKEMSAQFRQSAQQKSSSSSERQVSKPGEVPCDVCTGTKVKALKSCLVCLASYCETHLEPHLTKSGLKRHQLMDPVENLEDRMCEKHDKLLELFCKNDQRCVCMMCTISDHKTHDVVPLREEYEGKKAELGKTEAEIQQMIQKRRVKIEELKHSVELSDENADREIAEGVGVFSALKESVERRQAELINSIKEKQRETEKQAEGFIRELEQEISELEKRSAEVEQLSRSEDHLQLLQNFTSLNAAPPTKDWTEVRVHPPSYAGTVVRAVKQLEETISEQKKKLFETELKRVQQYEVDVTLDPDTAYPNLILSDDGKQVKYGNVRNNLPDNPERFDTCVVVLAEQSISSGRFYYEVQVKGKTDWDLGVAEESVIRKGVIRANPKNGYWRIILRDKNRYSACSDPGIRLSLQSGPEKVGVFVDYEEGLVSFYDVDAAALIYSFTGCSFTQKLYPYFSPDNSYGGKNSAPLIISPVDDCW is encoded by the coding sequence ATGTCTGCTGCCAGCTGTCTGCTGACTGAAGATCAGTTCCTGTGCTCCATCTGTCTGGATGTCTTCACTGATCCTGTCACCATACCATGTGGACACAACTTCTGTCAAAACTGCATCACTGAACACTGGGATAGTAATGTCTCCTGTCAGTGTCCCAACTGTAAAGAGACTTTTAGAAGAAGACCAAAGCTGAGGATCAACACCTTCATCAAGGAGATGTCTGCTCAGTTCAGACAGTCAGCTCAGCAGAAAtccagcagcagctcagagagACAAGTTTCCAAACCAGGAGAAGTTCCCTGTGACGTCTGCACTGGAACCAAAGTGAAGGCCCTGAAGTCCTGCCTGGTGTGTCTGGCTTCTTACTGTGAGACTCACCTGGAGCCTCATCTGACCAAGTCAGGTCTGAAGAGACATCAGCTGATGGACCCTGTGGAGAACCTGGAAGACAGGATGTGTGAGAAGCACGACAAACTGCTGGAGCTGTTCTGTAAGAACGACCAGAGGTGTGTCTGCATGATGTGCACCATTTCAGACCACAAGACTCATGATGTTGTTCCTCTGAGAGAAGAATATGAAGGAAAGAAGGCCGAGCTGGGGAAGACAGAGGCTGAAATTCAGCAGATGATCCAGAAGAGACGAGTGAAGATTGAAGAGCTCAAACACTCAgtggagctcagtgatgagaacGCAGACAGAGAGATAGCAGAAGGTGTTGGAGTCTTCAGCGCTCTGAAAGAATCTGTAGAGAGACGCCAGGCTGAGCTCATCAACAGCAtcaaagagaagcagagagagacggagaaacAGGCTGAAGGCTTCATCAGAGAGCTGGAACAGGAAATCTCTGAGCTGGAGAAGAGAAGTGCTGAGGTGGAGCAGCTCTCACGCTCTGAAGACCACCTCCAACTCCTCCAGAACTTCACGTCTCTGAACGCTGCTCCACCCaccaaggactggactgaagtCAGAGTCCATCCACCTTCATATGCGGGGACTGTGGTGAGAGCTGtgaagcagctggaggagacCATCAGTgaacagaagaagaagctgtttgAGACTGAGCTGAAGAGAGTCCAGCAGTATGAGGTGGATGTGACACTAGATCCTGATACAGCATATCCCAATCTCATCCTCTCTGATGATGGGAAACAAGTCAAATATGGCAATGTTAGGAATAATCTCCCAGACAATCCAGAGAGATTTGACACTTGTGTTGTTGTCTTAGCAGAGCAAAGTATCTCTTCAGGCAGGTTTTACTACGAGGTTCAGGTTAAAGGGAAGACTGACTGGGATTTAGGAGTGGCTGAAGAGTCTGTCATTAGGAAGGGAGTCATCAGAGCAAATCCCAAGAATGGTTACTGGCGAATTATCTTAAGGGACAAAAATCGGTACAGCGCTTGTTCTGATCCAGGAATCCGTCTCTCTCTTCAGTCTGGTCCTGAGAAGGTGGGGGTGTTTGTGGATTATGAGGAGGGTCTGGTCTCCTTTTATGATGTtgatgctgcagctctgatctaCTCCTTTACTGGCTGCTCCTTCACCCAGAAACTTTACCCGTACTTTAGTCCTGATAATAGTTATGGTGGTAAAAACTCCGCTCCTCTGATCATCTCTCCTGTTGATGACTGTTGGTAG
- the LOC121514620 gene encoding E3 ubiquitin-protein ligase TRIM21-like — protein MSAASCLLTEDQFLCSICLKVFTDPVTLSCGHNFCQNCITEHWDSNVSCQCPNCKEMFSTRPQLKINTFIKETSAQFRQSAQQKSSSSSERQVSKPGEVPCDDCTGTKVKALKSCLVCLASYCETHLEPHLTMSGLKRHQLMDPVENLEDRMCEKHDKLLELFCKNDQRCVCMMCTISDHKTHDVVPLREEYEGKKAELGKTEAEIQQMIQKRRVKIEELKHSVELSDENADREIAEGVGVFSALKESVERRQAELINSIKEKQRETEKQAEGFIRELEQEISELEKRSAEVEQLSRSEDHLQLLQNFTSLNAAPPTKDWTEVRVHPPSYAGTVVRAVKQLEETISEQKKKLFETELKRVQQYEVDVTLDPDTASPWLILSDDGKEVYDSDVKKDLPDNPERFDQCVNVLSKQSFSSGRFYYEVQVKGKTGWTLGVARESINRKGNIALSPNSGYWTIVLRNENEYKACADPSVRLSLQSGPEKVGVFVDYEEGLVSFYDVDAAALIYSFTGCSFTEKIYPYCCPCNNKAGKNSAPLIISPVSHTE, from the coding sequence ATGTCTGCTGCCAGCTGTCTGCTGACTGAAGATCAGTTCCTGTGCTCCATCTGTCTGAAAGTCTTCACTGATCCTGTCACCTTATCATGTGGACACAACTTCTGTCAAAACTGCATCACTGAACACTGGGATAGTAATGTCTCCTGTCAGTGTCCCAACTGTAAAGAGATGTTCTCCACCAGACCACAGCTGAAGATCAACACCTTCATCAAGGAGACGTCTGCTCAGTTCAGACAGTCAGCTCAGCAGAAAtccagcagcagctcagagagACAAGTTTCCAAACCAGGAGAAGTTCCCTGTGATGACTGCACTGGAACCAAAGTGAAGGCCCTGAAGTCCTGCCTGGTGTGTCTGGCTTCTTACTGTGAGACTCACCTGGAGCCTCATCTGACCATGTCAGGTCTGAAGAGACATCAGCTGATGGACCCTGTGGAGAACCTGGAAGACAGGATGTGTGAGAAGCACGACAAACTGCTGGAGCTGTTCTGTAAGAACGACCAGAGGTGTGTCTGCATGATGTGCACCATTTCAGACCACAAGACTCATGATGTTGTTCCTCTGAGAGAAGAATATGAAGGAAAGAAGGCCGAGCTGGGGAAGACAGAGGCTGAAATTCAGCAGATGATCCAGAAGAGACGAGTGAAGATTGAAGAGCTCAAACACTCAgtggagctcagtgatgagaacGCAGACAGAGAGATAGCAGAAGGTGTTGGAGTCTTCAGTGCTCTGAAAGAATCTGTAGAGAGACGCCAGGCTGAGCTCATCAACAGCAtcaaagagaagcagagagagacggagaaacAGGCTGAAGGCTTCATCAGAGAGCTGGAACAGGAAATCTCTGAGCTGGAGAAGAGAAGTGCTGAGGTGGAGCAGCTCTCACGCTCTGAAGACCACCTCCAACTCCTCCAGAACTTCACGTCTCTGAACGCTGCTCCACCCaccaaggactggactgaagtCAGAGTCCATCCACCTTCATATGCGGGGACTGTGGTGAGAGCTGtgaagcagctggaggagacCATCAGTgaacagaagaagaagctgtttgAGACTGAGCTGAAGAGAGTCCAGCAGTATGAGGTGGATGTGACACTAGATCCTGATACAGCGAGTCCCTGGCTGATCCTGTCTGATGATGGGAAAGAAGTTTACGATAGTGATGTGAAGAAAGATCTCCCAGACAATCCAGAGAGATTTGATCAGTGTGTAAATGTCTTATCAAAGCAGAGTTTCTCTTCAGGCAGGTTTTACTACGAGGTTCAGGTTAAAGGGAAGACTGGCTGGACTCTAGGAGTGGCCAGAGAGTCGATCAACAGGAAGGGAAACATCGCACTGTCACCCAACAGTGGTTACTGGACGATAGTTTTGAGGAATGAAAATGAGTACAAAGCTTGTGCTGATCCATCAGTCCGTCTCTCTCTTCAGTCTGGTCCTGAGAAGGTGGGGGTGTTTGTGGATTATGAGGAGGGTCTGGTCTCCTTTTATGACGTtgatgctgcagctctgatctaCTCCTTTACTGGCTGCTCCTTCACTGAGAAAATCTACCCATACTGTTGTCCCTGCAACAACAAGGCTGGTAAAAACTCTGCTCCTCTGATCATCTCTCCTGTCAGTCACACTGAGTAG